The Bacillus spongiae genome segment CACATTAAATATGATGTTAGGATTTGCAGCTGGAGTGATGATTGCTGCCTCGTTTTGGTCTTTATTAGCCCCGTCCATTGAATTTAGTGAGCAAAACGGACAGATACCATGGGTAGCTCCTGCAATAGGGTTTTTGTTAGGTGGGTTTTTTATCAGGTTGTTAGATTATGTTGTCCCTCATTTACATTTAGGAGAAACAAAAGAAAAGGCAGAAGGGCCTGAAACTAGTTTAAATAAATCAACCCTCTTATTTTTAGCGATTACTTTACACAATATTCCTGAAGGGCTAGCGATTGGAGTTGCCTTTGGGGCTGCTTCTTTAGGTATTGGTGATGCTACGTTAGTTGGAGCCATTGGGCTTGCCATTGGGATTGGTATTCAAAATATGCCAGAAGGGGCAGCTCTCTCTGTCCCTTTACGTGGAGAAGGGATGTCAAGGTGGAAAGCCTTCCATTATGGGCAGCTCTCTGCTATTGTTGAGCCGATTGCTGCTGTGATTGGCGCAGCAGCCGTCCTATTGATTCAACCCCTTCTTCCTTACGCATTGGCATTTGCAGCGGGAGCGATGATTTTCGTCGTTGTGGAAGAGTTAATACCCGAATCACAATCTTCAGGTAGTAAAGATTTAGCTACATTAGGCTTAATGGTTGGCTTTGTCGTTATGATGATATTGGATGTATCACTGGGGTAAAGAAAAAGCATGGTAATCCATGCTTTTTTTAATTCCCATATACCTTTCATTCATCCCTATTTTTATGAAAGAAGGAATAACTAGCGAGTAATCCGCTGAAAAATAGAGCAAGGGCAAAATAAGCAGGCAGTAAATGAATAAAGCTAGTATATCCGATAGCGAAATGAATATAGATTGCAGTGAAAAAGGCCGGCAGTCCACCGATAAAGAATGTCCACCACACCCACTTCTTCCCTTGCTGAAAGCCCCAAAGCGCAAGCATTAATACAAGAAGTCCTACGCTTAATAAAGCACTACCAAATCCAGCACGGTCATGGGCTATTACTGGAATCAACCGTTCGTTAAAGGATTGTAGCTGTTCGGGTGACATGCAAATATATAAGAGGTCCGTTGGGACAAAGATTGCTGTCACACCGTAAAGGGAGATAACAATTCCCCCAATGACAAAGGAAAAGCCTAATACGACAAAGAAAAACTGCCCGTACAATGCTCTTCGCCAAATAGTGTGATTTTTTCGATTCGGAGAAGTAGGAGTTCCCGTTATGCCTTTTGTTTTGTAAAAGCCATAAAGAAAAAATGGCAAAAGCACTAGCCAAAATAGTAAGTGCAACCAATCAAAGTATCCGTAGCCAATAAATAAAAAGATGCCTAAAAAACCAACAATGGCTGCAGTATCGGTAGCTTGCTTTGCCCATTTTAGCCCTTCTTTAATTCCGTATTTTGCAAGCGTCATATACACAATGCCACCAGAAATCATTGTCCCCGCTAACGTCATACGGTCGTGTGCCATAAACAACATGACTCTATTATTAAATTTCCAGATTGCTTCCTTTTTCATCTTTAAGAACGCTTCGTCATATGGAAGGATAATCGTGGTGAGACTAAATAAGAAGGCAAGTATTCCGCCAAGCAAGATAAATAGTCCGAAGAGCCAATAAGCGAGCCATCCTTCTTGTTTAAATAATGGCTGTTCCATTCTGTCTAATAACGCTTCATTAATCCGCTTCGTTAATCCAGGTCCTGAAAAGACATACCCATCTGAGAGCATAACTAAATCTGCTCCTGAATCAAGTAAGCCCAACGCTTGTTCTGGTTCTTCAATTGCACCAGAAGTAATAATCGATTTAGAAAACCCTATACTTCTTAATTGATGAATATTTCGTATAAGTTGATCCCCCTCATTATGGGTGGTGTTCAATACAATACCAGAGAAATAGTGAGGGATTTCTGTAAGGTTTTTTACTTTCTCACAGGAGAGTGTAAGATAAATTGGCTTGGAGGATTGTGAGGCAAAGGTAGCGTCAATTGCTTCAACAATGTACTCATCTGCATACGGATCAAGTTGATCCATCATGGTGGAAATCTCATCTATCGTTCCTGATAGTTTTAGCAATAGTGGTTGCTTCTTTTTTACCTTCATTATCGTTTGAATCGTTGCATCAATTCCAATGGACTCAGGTTTCGCTGGAAAGGAAATCAAATGCTTTTCGCGGTTAATGGTTGGAAGTTGTGCATCGACTCTTGGCTTCAATGTAATGGGACCTAATTCTAGGAAGCCAAAGCCTAAGTTGGAAAATGCTTTCGTACCAGATAATAAGGGATCGATTTTCCCAGAAAGTCCTACAGGGTTTTTGAATTCGATTCCACCCAGGTCTTGACGAAGCTTAGGAGAACATTCTTCTCTTCCTAGAAAATGTATAATCTGTGATCCGAATGGGAGAGAGGCAATGGTGTTCATTCGTCTGTGAATGAACTCTCTTGATGAATAAGGAGAGAGCTTCGTTAAAATGGGTTGAAATAGTACGTGATAGGACCAATCTGGCATACTAAATCCCTCGCAATCTATCGTTAATAATGATAGTTTATCATGGAATTGCCGCAAGCCACGAGAATAATTCAGAGAAGGGTTTTAACAGTTAGATTAGTGCGTAGGCTCGTCCATGTTAACAGTTGCATTCCCTATGAACTCCTTTAATACAATTAGAAAAAATAAGCTAGTAAATAGAAAAATAACTAAGAAAATTTAAACGGGAAGAGGCTAATAAAATATAGGATGGGTTTAGGTAAGAAGGTTAAGGGTTCCATTCGTAATAATCAGAACATCCGTCATGTTTGTTCATATTTTAATAAGGAGTTAAATGAATGAAAGGGGGTAAATGAATGACGAATCCAACGTCGGGATACATTACTGATAATCGGAACTTAACAGGAAAAGGGACGCCAAACTTATTTTTTGATATAGAAAAAAGTATTTTATTTGAACGTAATCCAGAAAATATTGCTTTTCTCTTAAGCTCCACCCAAATGCCAGCCATGATTGGAGGGTCGATAGCAGATCTTCGGTTGTCAAAAGGATTCATTCGTGAGCCACATTGGCATACAAATGCGTGGGAATTAGTTTATCTTATATCAGGTGCAGCAACCGTTAGTGTTTTAGATCCAACAACAAATAAAAGGCAGACGTTAAAGCTTGCGAAAAGGGGAGAGACAGTATTCATTCCAATGGGATATTGGCACTGGATTGTAGCAGATGAGGATAACACGAATCTACTCTTATTTTTTAACAATGATCAGATTCAAACTCAAGAAGGCTCTACAATGCTCACAAGAACTCCCCTCGAAGTTTATGAAAATGCATATAATATTAACCCGAAAAAAATGGAAAAAGCACTCAAACCAATAGAGGGAACAGAGGGTGTTATTATTGGACCGCCTGATAAAAATACGTAAAACATAAGGCGATGAACAGGTGTCAAGTTATCATGAGCGTTACTTCGTGCGTGTCGACTTGACTCCTCCATTGAAATATTTATAAAGGAAAAAACATCCAACCAACAGAAAGTTCAATGCTATAATGGAACCGTGAACGTTATGAAGTATGTCTGATTTACATAAGAATTATTGGCTAGAAGAGAGGAAGCAATCTATAGGTATTGAAGAGAATCGACGTTTGTAAAACGTAAGATTCAAAAAGGATTCCTTGTAATAGTTGAAGAGAGAAATGATCGATGTTTCATCGTTACCATTTAATAAATGAAGGGGGTAATATAGATGGGGTACATAGAAGAGTTAAGAGCAGTGGTTGGAACACGACCACTTATTTTTGTGGGGGCTGTTGCTATTCTCATAAATGAAGAAGGAAAGATTCTTTTACAACAGCGAAGACATCCAAACGGTGCTTGGGGGATTCCAGGAGGCCTAATGGAACTAGGTGAATCCACTGAGGAAGTCGCCATTCGTGAAATATTTGAAGAAACGGGACTCGCCGTTCGAGATTTACAGTTAATCAATGTTTATTCTGGTTCAGATCAGTTTATCGTGGCTGAAAATGGGGATGAATTTTATGTTGTGACAGTGGCTTATTACTCTAATGAATTTGAGGGAAGCTTACAAGTTGATTCTTCTGAATCAATTGCGATGGCGTTTTATGCTCCTGAAGAGCTACCAAATTCTATCGTAAAAAGTCACCGACTTATATTGAATGAATTTTTTAAGAAATATTATAATGAATTACCAGTTCAAATGAAAAAATAAAAGGATTAAATGAAATCGTATAGAAAAAATAAAGTGCTAGACTGCAAGAAGGGAGGAGCTTTTTTATGATCCTGTCGGACGCAACAACATATATTAAGGCGGTTCAGTTGAAAAAGGAAGCTATTCATTCGTATGACGAATTTCCACTCAATTTACCTGTGATTCAAACATTTGAAGAAATCACCTTTCACCCAAATGTTACATTTATTATTGGAGAGAATGGGATGGGGAAATCAACCTTTTTAGAGGGTATTGCACTTTCATTAGGATTTAATCCTGAAGGGGGCTCACGTAATTTTAATTTCTCTAGCTATGACTCTCATTCTAACTTAGAAGATTTTCTTCGAATAGCAAAGGGAGTAAATCGTCCAAAAGATAGTTTCTTTTTCCGAGCAGAATCCTTTTACAATGTCGCGACGAATATAGAAGAGCTAGATAAAGAGGTATTTGGGCCTAAAATTATTGATGCTTTTGGTGGGAAATCGCTTCATGAACAATCGCATGGCGAATCCTTTTTTGCTACGTTTATTGATCGATTTCAAGGGGAAGGATTATATATTTTAGATGAACCTGAAGCTGCACTTTCCCCATTAAGACAAGTCTCATTGCTTGCAAGAATCGACGAGCTAGTAAAGGAAGGTTCACAGTTAATCATCTCAACGCATTCACCTATCGTAATGGCCTATCCTAATGCAAAAATTCTCCAAATTACGGAGGATAGTATGAAGGAAGTAGCATTAGAAGAAACGAGCCATTATGTGCTGATGAAGCAATTTTTTGACGATCGTGAACGGCTATTGTATCACCTCTTTCAATCGAAGTAGTGAAGGTGATGGATGGAAGAGGTTGTTGATGTGAGGCAATAGTTGTTTGATTTATTTGCGTGCTCTATTAAGACATCAGTGAGATAAGTGTGGAAAAAATAAAGATGCACTAGCTCACTTTACTGCGCATTAGGAATTTTGACAGCTAGAAAAGGGAAAAGCCGCACTGAAGTGTTAATAAGTGTTGCGGCTTCTTTATTTTGAATTTTACTCGATGTTAGCTATGTAGGCAGTTAAAGAAGTCTCTTTGCCTTTTCGGTATTAGCAAAATGAACCTTCGTATACTCCCAAAGTGCTTGCTCGCCTTTTGCTCGAATAAGCCGGGCTGCTGCTTTATCGACAATTGGCCCTGCTCCTTTAGGTAACGTAAACCCTATTTTTGCGGATAACTTATCCCATTCTTTCAAAAAGGCGTACCGAGCAAGAATGGAAGCAGCAGCTACTGCTAAATGGACACTTTCACCCTTTGTACTAAAGTATACGTCTTCCTTGCACACCTCCTTTTGCCCTTTAAGGTGACGGAAATATACCTCTTTTTGTGCGAATTGATCAATTAATATCGCATCAGGTCTTACGGGGTCTATTTTTCTTTGTAAATTTAGGAGTGCCTTATTATGAAGAATGGCTTTCATCTTTCCTTGTGTCATTCCTTTCTTTTGTAGCTCATTGTATTTTGGGTTCGGTAAAATGAGTAATGAGTACGGGATGACGTGAAGGATGTCTTGAGCAATTTTGACAATTCGCTCGTCCTTCAAATTTTTAGAATCTTGAACGCCTAATTCTTTAATTAATGGAATATTCTCTTTCGATACATAGGCACTGACGACGGTCATAGGACCAAAAAAATCTCCTGTCCCTACTTCATCGGACCCGATTACGGATAAAGTGGAGAAGTTTTGCGGGAGAGCAGTGGAAGCTTTTGGGGTGGACGACCCTTTTGTAGGTTGAAGAGCATCCCCCCATTTTGCTGCCTCCTCTGTATGATGGCCACCTTGAAACAGAACCTTTCCAGATTGATAAGCAGTAATGGTACAACCATTTATTTTAGCCATAAACAACGTATTCGGTGGCTGTTTTTCCGTCAGGTGAGGTTGATAGGCTACTTTTAGTTTGTGAAGAGTAGCGGTATCACATTTAATCACTGTATTACTCAATTAAATCGCTCCTTTTCGTTATACGACTCTATCAGACAAAAATCTTTTCCAAATCTCTTATTTTCATGGTATCATATTGTTTAGGATTCTGTAGATTGGAGGGCTATTAAATTGTCGGAACAACAAAAAAACCGCACAACAGTTGATATTTATGGAACCCAGTATGTCATTGTAGGTACTGAATCTACAAGTCATGTTCGTTTAGTTGCGTCAATGGTGGACGACAAAATGAGAGAGATTAGCTCTAAGAATCCTTCGTTAGACATCAACAAGTTAGCAGTCCTCACTGCTGTAAACGCTGTACATGATTATCTTAAATTAAAAGAACAGATAGAACAATTAGAGGAAGAAGTAAAAAAAATAAAGGACTGAAGAAGTCATGTTGGATTTAATTTTACTAATTATTTTTGTGATATCATTTTTAATTGGTTTGCGTCGTGGTTTCATTTTACAGCTTATACATATGACTGGGTT includes the following:
- a CDS encoding ZIP family metal transporter; the encoded protein is MLEWLSELNPTVQALFGGLLTWGLTALGAASVFFFKRIEKHTLNMMLGFAAGVMIAASFWSLLAPSIEFSEQNGQIPWVAPAIGFLLGGFFIRLLDYVVPHLHLGETKEKAEGPETSLNKSTLLFLAITLHNIPEGLAIGVAFGAASLGIGDATLVGAIGLAIGIGIQNMPEGAALSVPLRGEGMSRWKAFHYGQLSAIVEPIAAVIGAAAVLLIQPLLPYALAFAAGAMIFVVVEELIPESQSSGSKDLATLGLMVGFVVMMILDVSLG
- a CDS encoding cupin domain-containing protein — protein: MTNPTSGYITDNRNLTGKGTPNLFFDIEKSILFERNPENIAFLLSSTQMPAMIGGSIADLRLSKGFIREPHWHTNAWELVYLISGAATVSVLDPTTNKRQTLKLAKRGETVFIPMGYWHWIVADEDNTNLLLFFNNDQIQTQEGSTMLTRTPLEVYENAYNINPKKMEKALKPIEGTEGVIIGPPDKNT
- the rnhC gene encoding ribonuclease HIII, with protein sequence MSNTVIKCDTATLHKLKVAYQPHLTEKQPPNTLFMAKINGCTITAYQSGKVLFQGGHHTEEAAKWGDALQPTKGSSTPKASTALPQNFSTLSVIGSDEVGTGDFFGPMTVVSAYVSKENIPLIKELGVQDSKNLKDERIVKIAQDILHVIPYSLLILPNPKYNELQKKGMTQGKMKAILHNKALLNLQRKIDPVRPDAILIDQFAQKEVYFRHLKGQKEVCKEDVYFSTKGESVHLAVAAASILARYAFLKEWDKLSAKIGFTLPKGAGPIVDKAAARLIRAKGEQALWEYTKVHFANTEKAKRLL
- a CDS encoding AAA family ATPase; amino-acid sequence: MILSDATTYIKAVQLKKEAIHSYDEFPLNLPVIQTFEEITFHPNVTFIIGENGMGKSTFLEGIALSLGFNPEGGSRNFNFSSYDSHSNLEDFLRIAKGVNRPKDSFFFRAESFYNVATNIEELDKEVFGPKIIDAFGGKSLHEQSHGESFFATFIDRFQGEGLYILDEPEAALSPLRQVSLLARIDELVKEGSQLIISTHSPIVMAYPNAKILQITEDSMKEVALEETSHYVLMKQFFDDRERLLYHLFQSK
- a CDS encoding dihydroorotate dehydrogenase, with the translated sequence MPDWSYHVLFQPILTKLSPYSSREFIHRRMNTIASLPFGSQIIHFLGREECSPKLRQDLGGIEFKNPVGLSGKIDPLLSGTKAFSNLGFGFLELGPITLKPRVDAQLPTINREKHLISFPAKPESIGIDATIQTIMKVKKKQPLLLKLSGTIDEISTMMDQLDPYADEYIVEAIDATFASQSSKPIYLTLSCEKVKNLTEIPHYFSGIVLNTTHNEGDQLIRNIHQLRSIGFSKSIITSGAIEEPEQALGLLDSGADLVMLSDGYVFSGPGLTKRINEALLDRMEQPLFKQEGWLAYWLFGLFILLGGILAFLFSLTTIILPYDEAFLKMKKEAIWKFNNRVMLFMAHDRMTLAGTMISGGIVYMTLAKYGIKEGLKWAKQATDTAAIVGFLGIFLFIGYGYFDWLHLLFWLVLLPFFLYGFYKTKGITGTPTSPNRKNHTIWRRALYGQFFFVVLGFSFVIGGIVISLYGVTAIFVPTDLLYICMSPEQLQSFNERLIPVIAHDRAGFGSALLSVGLLVLMLALWGFQQGKKWVWWTFFIGGLPAFFTAIYIHFAIGYTSFIHLLPAYFALALFFSGLLASYSFFHKNRDE
- the zapA gene encoding cell division protein ZapA; amino-acid sequence: MSEQQKNRTTVDIYGTQYVIVGTESTSHVRLVASMVDDKMREISSKNPSLDINKLAVLTAVNAVHDYLKLKEQIEQLEEEVKKIKD
- a CDS encoding NUDIX hydrolase, with translation MGYIEELRAVVGTRPLIFVGAVAILINEEGKILLQQRRHPNGAWGIPGGLMELGESTEEVAIREIFEETGLAVRDLQLINVYSGSDQFIVAENGDEFYVVTVAYYSNEFEGSLQVDSSESIAMAFYAPEELPNSIVKSHRLILNEFFKKYYNELPVQMKK